Sequence from the Microbacterium sp. AZCO genome:
GGTGAGGTTCGCCGCCCAGCCGAGGCCGTGGCGCTCGAGGAGGGCGAGGGCCTCGTCGCGCAGCGCACGCTCGGACCGGCTCGTGCGGGGCAGCCGCAGCGACCATTCGCCCGGCCCGCCCGGCAGGCGCGTATGCGCGCCGAGGAGCACGTTCTCGAGGACTGTCGCGTGCAGCTGGAGCGCGGGATGCTGGAAGGTGCGCGCCAGGCCGTGCTTCGCGAGCGTCGCGGGCCGGGCCCCGCGCACTTCGGCGTCGTCGATCCGGATCGAGCCGGCGCTCGGCCGGTAGTGCCCGCTGATGCAGTTGAAGAGCGACGTCTTGCCGGCTCCGTTGGGGCCGACGAGCCCGAAGATCTGGCCCGGCGCGACGGTGAACGAGACGTCCTGCAGCACCTTGATGCCACCGAACTGCAG
This genomic interval carries:
- a CDS encoding ABC transporter ATP-binding protein; this translates as MAAQLTLQDVSLQFGGIKVLQDVSFTVAPGQIFGLVGPNGAGKTSLFNCISGHYRPSAGSIRIDDAEVRGARPATLAKHGLARTFQHPALQLHATVLENVLLGAHTRLPGGPGEWSLRLPRTSRSERALRDEALALLERHGLGWAANLTADELSHGLHKGIELCRALLMQPRLLLLDEPAAGLPHAEVEQLIATVRRLRADDDITVVIVEHHMGLIAALTDRVVVLDHGRTLMEGSAAEAQSDARVIEAYIGKDAADDAA